The sequence CGTGCTCCTTGCCCATGCGAAACGGGAAGCGAATGAAAGAACCTGGCTTCAGGCAGGCCTTGGCGGCGGCAAAAGCGGCATGGAACGCATCGTCGATCTCGACATCGTCCTCGAAGACAAGGCCGGCATCGATGCCCTGCTCGACGATGGCGGCCCAAGCCTTACGGTGCGACAGAAAGCAGGCGATCTCGCCCGCGCTCATGGCAAACGGATAATATGGCTTCTGGAGCCGAGGACGGTAGGCATTGTCGATCTCGGCGACACCCAGAGCGCGGCCATCGACTGCCTCAATGACCTCACTCTGCACCGGAAGCTTTGCAACAAGCCTTTCGACCTGCGGCATGCGATCGCGGGCGCGAGCGAGATGGATGATGAAGCCACGAATAACGGGTTGGCCGGGCGCGTCCAGAACGGTACCCGCCGAATTGGACGCAGGAGCGAACTCGAATCCCGTATGAGATCTTTCGAGCGGCATCGCCGAAGACGGGTTGAATTCGTGGGCTTGCATGAATGGATACCTCGAGGTCATATTTCGCGAGGCTCTAGCAACCCTGAATGAAAGCGAGCTTAGGCAAACCTGAGGCCAAACTGAAAATGGTTGTTTTCAACTGGTCTGAACAACTGAAGGAAGGCTAAACGAGCATGCTGATGCGGCCGCTCGCCATTTTGTCTTCAACCCAGCGGCGCTCGTCCAGCCAGGCATGGCGTTTCCACCCTTCCCAGCTGAAACCGCACAGCTTCACCTCCCACTCGTCGGCGGGCAATCGTGACAGCACATATCGGATGCCGAAGAAGCCGGTGCTCGGAAAGAGCTGGTGCATGCGGCATTGGTTCACGCCGAGTTCCTCGCAGCCCTCGATGTAGAACTGCGGCGGCATGATGCGGATTTCCTTGCCGGCGGCGCCGACCAACTCGATCGTCCGCATCGTCCAATCGCTTCTCCTGCCTTTGAGGCGCGAGAGAAGATTGGGCTTGGGGTGATATTTGCGGATGATATCGGGATGATAGGCCAGCACAACCTCTTTGGCGGCCGTAAAAGTCGGGCTTGTCAGAAAGGCCGGGGCCGTCAATCGGCGCTGCATCGGCTTGCTGGAAGCTGCAAGCATGAGAATATCGGTGCGTGAGCCGCTCATCCCGATCGAGGCTTTCGGCTCGTTGAAGCGCATTGCGAATTCAGCATTGTCCACGACCTCGGAAAGGTCGCGATGCAGCTTGCCATTGCCGATGATGATTGCCGTCTTGCGGGTCAAATATGAGTATCCATCAGGTCTGAAATCGCCGACCTAACGAAGCCAAATGAAGCCAAACTGAATGGTCGATCAAGAAAGCATGCCTAAATCCTGACACGAACCTGAAAGCCGTCGCGATGTCACCCGCAAGCAACAGCAGCCCCCGAGGACCACGCGTCAGCTCAGATTTGTGTGGGGCTTGAGAGTGCAAGAAGCCGATTGCGAACGCAAAGAGGTGACATCTTGCCGAATCAAAAAGGAGCCCAAACGGGCTCCCGAAGCGATGACGGTTTGTCTGGTCTATTCGACCGAATTGAACTTCTTCACCTGAAGAAAATTCACTGCACTTCCGCTGAAGCGTTCGGGATCGATCGACGCGGTCTGCACCTTG comes from Rhizobium tropici CIAT 899 and encodes:
- a CDS encoding glycosyltransferase family 25 protein, producing MPQVERLVAKLPVQSEVIEAVDGRALGVAEIDNAYRPRLQKPYYPFAMSAGEIACFLSHRKAWAAIVEQGIDAGLVFEDDVEIDDAFHAAFAAAKACLKPGSFIRFPFRMGKEHGRCVLSQGEADVIQPTRIGLGMVAQLVSRDAAIRLLEATSVFDRPVDTTMQMSWFTRVSPLSVLPGGVREISPQLGGSTIKSRKTVMGMLSREVLRPLYRAKIALRSRRII